Proteins encoded together in one Streptomyces umbrinus window:
- a CDS encoding GntR family transcriptional regulator produces the protein MASGREKAYVYLKDTVLTDPEMQGAFVSEQELADRIGVSRTPIREALLLLAAEDLVELVPKRGARVAPLTGREVRELMELRGLVERYAAERLVAAGRVPLEELRSLLEQQRALTGAEETREFIAVDHRFHASLVSAVGNTLLDRHYDGLRSRQVRAGVVAVFNQQGRQKAVLDEHEAIVDALAAGDAPAACAAIDHHLQSTLKVLLDG, from the coding sequence GTGGCGTCCGGTCGGGAGAAGGCCTACGTGTATCTCAAGGACACGGTGCTGACGGACCCCGAGATGCAGGGGGCCTTCGTGTCGGAGCAGGAGCTCGCCGACCGTATCGGCGTCTCCCGCACCCCCATCCGGGAGGCGCTGCTGCTGCTCGCCGCGGAGGACCTGGTCGAGCTCGTGCCCAAGCGCGGTGCCCGGGTGGCGCCTCTGACGGGCCGGGAGGTGCGCGAGCTGATGGAGCTGCGCGGCCTCGTCGAGCGGTACGCGGCAGAGCGGCTCGTCGCGGCCGGGCGGGTGCCCCTGGAGGAGCTGCGCTCCCTGCTGGAACAGCAGCGCGCGCTCACCGGTGCCGAGGAGACCCGGGAGTTCATCGCCGTGGACCACCGGTTCCACGCGTCCCTGGTCTCGGCCGTCGGCAACACCCTTCTGGACCGGCACTACGACGGTCTGCGCAGCCGCCAGGTCCGCGCCGGGGTGGTCGCCGTCTTCAACCAGCAGGGACGCCAGAAGGCGGTGCTCGACGAGCACGAGGCCATCGTGGACGCCCTCGCCGCCGGTGACGCACCGGCCGCGTGCGCGGCCATCGACCACCACCTGCAGTCGACCCTCAAGGTGCTCCTCGACGGCTGA
- a CDS encoding serine/threonine-protein kinase yields the protein MSNNGGAPYGPDEPTSFGLQPPRPPVAVPHPGNPYAAPTQVVPDQQAPQEPGTGRLIAGRYRLLGKLGHGGMGTVWRAKDETVDREVAVKEPRVPDHLPERERANVFERMRREARAAARLDHPAVVNVHDVAVVDGQPWIVMELVRGRSLGDALQEGTIGAREAARIGLEVLGALESAHAAGILHRDVKPDNVMLGTGDRVVLTDFGIAQIEGETNLTDTGGFVGSPEFIAPERVLGQRPGPASDLWSLGVVLYAATEGVSPFRRTNTPATLQSVLNATPAAPNAATGPLADAINGLLDKDPARRPDAARVRALLEQAARPPEPAPTQVVRMAEPGGRSIRVGRKGWIGIGAVVVAAALAAYLVVADPFAGPLPDNWNKKDLKALGATMAVPAGYEKTVPKPDAAKGEHWVQFTDRSGSLWISLTLAKKAEDTSSGEIAGSAAAEMYDDDASYRQSGSYGMDMDSEPAPKSNPEQTKYKDRKAALNTITYRTTDTESPRPREMQVLYYKTKSGDMYKLMIGYPGEGDFTERGREVAKTAIENLDIDTL from the coding sequence ATGAGCAACAACGGGGGAGCCCCTTACGGACCCGACGAACCAACGAGTTTCGGCCTGCAACCGCCGCGGCCGCCGGTCGCCGTGCCGCACCCCGGAAACCCGTACGCCGCGCCCACCCAGGTCGTGCCCGACCAGCAGGCGCCGCAGGAGCCGGGCACCGGTCGGCTGATCGCGGGCCGTTACCGGCTGCTCGGGAAACTCGGGCACGGCGGTATGGGCACCGTGTGGCGGGCGAAGGACGAGACGGTGGACCGGGAGGTCGCCGTCAAGGAGCCGCGCGTACCGGATCACCTTCCCGAACGCGAACGGGCCAACGTCTTCGAGCGGATGCGCCGCGAGGCGCGCGCCGCCGCCCGGCTCGACCACCCGGCCGTCGTGAACGTCCACGATGTCGCGGTCGTGGACGGCCAGCCGTGGATCGTCATGGAGCTCGTACGGGGGCGTTCGCTCGGTGACGCGCTGCAGGAGGGCACGATCGGAGCGCGCGAGGCGGCGAGAATCGGCCTGGAGGTGCTCGGTGCGCTGGAGTCCGCGCACGCGGCGGGCATCCTGCACCGCGACGTCAAGCCCGACAACGTCATGCTCGGCACGGGCGACCGGGTCGTCCTCACCGATTTCGGCATCGCCCAGATCGAGGGCGAGACGAACCTGACCGACACCGGCGGCTTCGTCGGCTCGCCCGAATTCATCGCGCCGGAGCGGGTGCTGGGGCAGCGCCCGGGGCCGGCCTCGGACCTCTGGTCCCTCGGCGTGGTCCTGTACGCGGCCACGGAGGGCGTGTCGCCGTTCCGCCGCACCAACACGCCCGCGACGCTCCAGTCCGTCCTCAACGCCACGCCGGCCGCGCCCAACGCGGCCACGGGACCGCTGGCCGACGCCATCAACGGCCTCCTCGACAAGGACCCGGCCCGCCGCCCGGACGCCGCACGGGTGCGCGCGCTCCTGGAGCAGGCCGCGCGTCCGCCCGAGCCCGCGCCCACGCAGGTCGTACGGATGGCGGAGCCCGGCGGCAGGTCGATCAGGGTCGGCCGCAAGGGGTGGATCGGCATCGGTGCCGTCGTCGTCGCGGCCGCGCTGGCGGCGTACCTGGTGGTCGCGGACCCGTTCGCGGGGCCGCTGCCCGACAACTGGAACAAGAAGGACCTGAAGGCGCTGGGCGCGACGATGGCGGTACCGGCCGGCTACGAGAAGACCGTGCCCAAGCCCGACGCGGCGAAGGGCGAACACTGGGTCCAGTTCACCGACCGGAGCGGCAGCCTCTGGATCAGCCTCACGCTGGCCAAGAAGGCCGAGGACACCAGCAGCGGCGAGATCGCCGGGTCGGCGGCGGCCGAGATGTACGACGACGACGCGAGCTACAGGCAGAGCGGCAGCTACGGCATGGACATGGACTCCGAGCCCGCTCCCAAAAGCAACCCCGAGCAGACGAAGTACAAGGACCGGAAAGCGGCCCTCAACACCATCACCTACCGCACGACGGACACCGAGTCTCCGCGTCCGCGCGAGATGCAGGTCCTCTACTACAAGACCAAGTCCGGCGACATGTACAAGCTCATGATCGGCTACCCGGGCGAGGGCGACTTCACCGAGCGCGGGCGCGAGGTCGCGAAGACGGCGATCGAGAACCTGGACATCGACACGCTCTGA
- a CDS encoding protein kinase domain-containing protein, with protein MQGLLLSGRYRLVDSIGSGGMGRVWRAHDEVLHRAVAIKELTAALYVADSDQPVLLARTRAEARAAARINHSAVVTVHDVLEHDGRPWIVMELVEGHSLADAVKESGRVEPREAARVGLWVLRALRAAHAAGVLHRDVKPGNVLISNDRRVLLTDFGIAQVEGDTTITRTGEIVGSVDYLAPERVRGHDPGPSSDLWALGATLYTAVEGRSPFRRTTPLTTMQAVVGEEPEELTHAGPLAPVIAALLRKDPAERPGPEEAEQMLAEAAEGRAPSSAQAYVPTEHVASHESGETPRSPESPVPQGTYGPAHAAYGPQGVQGAHGTYGGPQGAHGNQGGPGTPGGSGGHDPYGSHGSHGVHDTYGSHGRPAPDPAVATLNQPAVAGTQRRRVSTLVLVVILAALVGGGGVAAMLYADGWGNDTNSSSSPDRSSPDPSSSTPSSSAGETDDGKGNQTPDTGTGAGGVPDGWERVDDPQGFSLVLRQGLEAPDREHPGRLHA; from the coding sequence ATGCAGGGCCTGCTGTTGTCCGGGCGCTACCGGCTCGTCGACTCCATCGGCAGTGGCGGCATGGGCCGGGTGTGGCGTGCGCACGACGAGGTGCTGCACCGGGCCGTCGCCATCAAGGAGTTGACGGCCGCGCTCTATGTGGCGGACAGCGACCAGCCCGTGCTCCTCGCCCGGACCCGGGCCGAGGCGCGCGCGGCCGCGCGGATCAACCACTCGGCCGTCGTCACCGTGCACGACGTGTTGGAGCACGACGGCCGCCCGTGGATCGTGATGGAGCTGGTCGAGGGCCACTCGCTCGCCGACGCGGTGAAGGAGTCCGGGCGCGTCGAGCCCCGGGAGGCCGCGCGGGTCGGGCTCTGGGTGCTGCGCGCGCTGCGGGCCGCGCACGCCGCGGGCGTACTGCACCGCGACGTCAAGCCGGGCAACGTACTGATCTCCAACGACCGGCGTGTCCTGCTCACCGACTTCGGGATCGCGCAGGTCGAGGGCGACACGACGATCACGCGCACCGGGGAGATCGTCGGCTCGGTCGACTATCTGGCGCCGGAGCGCGTACGCGGCCACGATCCGGGTCCCTCCTCCGATCTGTGGGCGCTCGGCGCGACGCTCTACACGGCGGTCGAGGGGAGGTCTCCGTTCCGGCGGACGACCCCGCTGACCACCATGCAGGCCGTGGTCGGCGAGGAACCCGAGGAGCTGACGCACGCCGGCCCGCTCGCGCCCGTCATTGCCGCGCTGCTGCGCAAGGACCCCGCCGAGCGGCCCGGCCCGGAGGAGGCCGAGCAGATGCTCGCCGAGGCCGCGGAGGGGCGCGCACCGAGTTCGGCGCAGGCTTATGTGCCGACGGAACATGTGGCCTCGCACGAGTCCGGTGAGACCCCTCGGTCTCCCGAGTCACCTGTGCCCCAGGGGACGTACGGGCCGGCCCATGCCGCCTACGGGCCTCAGGGCGTCCAAGGAGCGCATGGCACGTACGGCGGCCCTCAGGGTGCTCACGGGAACCAGGGAGGCCCTGGCACTCCCGGCGGTTCCGGCGGCCATGACCCCTATGGCAGCCACGGCAGTCACGGTGTGCACGACACCTATGGCAGCCATGGTCGGCCCGCGCCCGACCCGGCCGTCGCCACGCTGAACCAGCCGGCGGTCGCCGGGACGCAGCGCCGCAGGGTCAGCACGCTGGTCCTCGTCGTCATTCTGGCCGCGCTCGTGGGCGGCGGAGGCGTCGCGGCGATGCTGTACGCGGACGGGTGGGGCAACGACACCAACTCGTCGTCCTCACCCGACCGGTCCTCACCCGACCCGTCCTCCTCCACCCCGTCGTCCTCGGCGGGAGAGACGGACGACGGGAAGGGGAACCAGACCCCGGACACCGGCACCGGTGCCGGCGGTGTGCCGGACGGCTGGGAGCGCGTCGACGACCCCCAGGGTTTCAGCCTTGTCCTGCGCCAAGGGCTGGAAGCGCCAGACCGAGAACACCCAGGTCGACTACACGCCTGA
- a CDS encoding serine/threonine-protein kinase encodes MSEAERAGASRQDESDRLLAGRYRLGGVLGRGGMGTVWRAKDETLGRTVAVKELRLPARIDEDEKRRLITRTFREAKAIARIRNNGAVTVYDVVDEDNRPWIVMELVEGKSLAEVIREDGLLTPKRAAEVGLAILDVLRSAHREGILHRDVKPSNVLIAEDGRVVLTDFGIAQVEGDPSITSTGMLVGAPSYISPERARGHKPGPAADLWSLGGLLYASVEGVPPYDKGSAIATLTAVMTEPMEQPKNAGPLEKVIYGLLVKDPEQRLDDAGARTMLTEVIHAPEPKDEPEPADATKVVPLPELPVDAPAKKKSSGGKAAGGSKKGEEPVERFRGALRSVRKGKGAAAAAAAGAAAVVGAGKAGAGKAADTEAPATPEGADDKAAKASTSASAPASAAPEASPSASAPASPSAAPAAADAAAASGSASEAAPRSASADSARSAEGRASAASEVNFSSVGGSSGGAGDTHPRTVAPKASLTDVVPRRTLVIVAVVVVLAVLGTILAVTLSGGDDSGTNENKGGDDKSASSGASAGSDTKQDENSGTEKDSGEKTDSAGGGANTGSSPSASASSGTGGSNDDSGSGSGDGAAETYKSGQGFSIGLPKGWKYESTSAAGSRFAGPDGQKLLVGWTTTPKSDPVADWKNQEQFMQRPQYKRIRIEKVDYRGWNTADWEFTYVDGGTQYRSIDRGFVVNGSLGYGLMYTAKGSKWDTELRKNTWQTLTKSFEPKS; translated from the coding sequence ATGTCGGAGGCGGAGCGCGCGGGAGCATCCCGGCAGGACGAGAGCGATCGTCTTCTCGCCGGGCGATACCGGCTGGGAGGAGTCCTCGGACGCGGCGGCATGGGCACCGTGTGGCGGGCCAAGGACGAGACGCTGGGCCGGACGGTCGCGGTCAAGGAACTGCGGTTGCCGGCGCGGATCGACGAGGACGAGAAGCGGCGGCTGATCACGCGGACCTTCCGTGAGGCCAAGGCCATCGCGCGGATCCGGAACAACGGCGCGGTGACGGTCTACGACGTGGTCGACGAGGACAACCGGCCGTGGATCGTGATGGAGCTCGTCGAGGGAAAGTCGCTCGCCGAGGTCATCCGTGAGGACGGGCTGCTCACGCCGAAGCGCGCGGCCGAGGTGGGCTTGGCCATCCTCGACGTGCTGCGTTCGGCGCACCGCGAGGGCATCCTGCACCGGGACGTGAAGCCGTCGAACGTGCTCATCGCCGAGGACGGCCGGGTCGTGCTCACCGACTTCGGTATCGCGCAGGTGGAGGGCGACCCGTCCATCACCTCGACCGGCATGCTCGTCGGCGCGCCCTCGTACATCTCGCCGGAGCGCGCGCGGGGGCACAAGCCCGGGCCCGCGGCAGACCTCTGGTCGCTCGGTGGGCTGCTGTACGCGTCGGTGGAAGGCGTGCCGCCGTACGACAAGGGGTCCGCCATCGCGACGCTCACCGCGGTGATGACGGAGCCGATGGAGCAGCCGAAGAACGCCGGGCCGCTGGAGAAGGTCATCTACGGGCTGCTCGTCAAGGACCCCGAGCAGCGGCTCGACGACGCCGGGGCCCGGACGATGCTCACCGAGGTCATCCACGCGCCCGAGCCCAAGGACGAGCCGGAGCCGGCGGACGCGACGAAGGTCGTGCCGTTGCCCGAGCTTCCGGTGGACGCCCCTGCCAAGAAGAAGAGTTCGGGCGGCAAGGCCGCGGGCGGGAGCAAGAAGGGCGAGGAGCCGGTGGAGCGGTTCCGCGGCGCTCTGCGTTCCGTGCGGAAGGGCAAGGGTGCTGCTGCGGCCGCGGCGGCGGGCGCTGCCGCGGTGGTCGGCGCCGGGAAGGCCGGCGCCGGGAAGGCCGCGGACACCGAGGCTCCGGCGACGCCGGAGGGGGCGGACGACAAGGCCGCCAAGGCCTCGACCTCAGCCTCCGCCCCGGCCTCGGCTGCTCCTGAGGCCTCCCCCTCTGCCTCCGCCCCCGCTTCGCCCTCCGCTGCTCCCGCTGCTGCCGACGCTGCCGCTGCTTCTGGCTCCGCCTCCGAGGCTGCTCCTCGCTCCGCCTCCGCGGATTCGGCTCGTTCGGCCGAGGGGCGGGCTTCTGCTGCCTCCGAGGTGAACTTCAGTTCGGTGGGCGGGAGTTCGGGTGGTGCCGGGGACACGCATCCGCGGACCGTCGCGCCGAAGGCGTCGCTCACCGATGTGGTACCCCGACGGACCTTGGTGATCGTCGCCGTGGTCGTCGTGCTGGCCGTGCTGGGCACGATCCTCGCCGTCACGCTCAGTGGCGGCGACGACTCCGGGACCAACGAGAACAAGGGCGGCGACGACAAGTCGGCGTCCAGCGGGGCGAGCGCGGGCAGCGACACCAAGCAGGACGAGAACAGCGGTACCGAAAAGGACAGCGGAGAGAAGACCGACTCCGCCGGCGGGGGCGCGAACACCGGCAGTTCGCCGAGTGCGAGCGCTTCGAGCGGGACGGGCGGTTCGAACGACGACTCCGGCAGCGGTTCGGGCGACGGCGCCGCCGAGACGTACAAGAGCGGGCAGGGGTTCTCGATCGGGCTGCCCAAGGGGTGGAAGTACGAGTCCACGAGTGCGGCCGGGTCCCGGTTCGCCGGTCCTGACGGGCAGAAGCTGCTGGTCGGGTGGACCACGACGCCCAAGAGCGACCCGGTGGCGGACTGGAAGAACCAAGAGCAGTTCATGCAGCGGCCGCAGTACAAGCGCATCCGAATAGAGAAGGTGGACTACCGAGGCTGGAACACGGCCGACTGGGAGTTCACCTACGTGGACGGCGGGACGCAGTATCGGTCGATAGACCGAGGATTCGTCGTCAACGGCAGCCTCGGATATGGGCTCATGTACACCGCGAAGGGCTCGAAGTGGGACACCGAGCTTCGTAAAAACACGTGGCAGACGCTTACGAAGTCGTTCGAACCGAAGTCCTGA
- a CDS encoding glycerol-3-phosphate dehydrogenase/oxidase, which produces MRTATLGPAERAESLAGMAEHELDVLVVGAGVVGAGTALDAVTRGLSTGLVEARDWASGTSSRSSKLIHGGLRYLEMLDFPLVREALKERGLLLERLAPHLVKPVPFLYPLQHKGWERLYAGSGVALYDAMSMARGHGRGLPMHRHLSRRHALRVAPALKKDALVGALQYYDAQMDDARYVATLVRTAAAYGAKVANRARVTGFLREGERVVGAKVQDVEGGGEYEIRAKQVVNATGVWTDDTQAMVGERGQFHVRASKGIHLVVPKDRITSTTGLILRTEKSVLFVIPWGRHWIIGTTDTGWDLDKAHPAASSADIDYLLEHVNSVLAVPLTRDDVEGVYAGLRPLLAGESDATSKLSREHTVAHPVPGLVVVAGGKYTTYRVMAKDAVDEAVHGLDQRVAECVTEDIPLIGAEGYRALWNARARIAARTGLHVVRVEHLLNRYGSLAEELLDLIAADASLGEPLPAAEDYLRAEIVYAASHEGARHLDDVLTRRTRISIETFDRGTRSAREAAELMAPVLGWDKDQIEREVEHYEKRVEAERESQRQPDDLTADAARLGAPDIVPL; this is translated from the coding sequence GTGCGGACAGCGACACTGGGACCGGCGGAGCGCGCCGAGTCACTCGCGGGAATGGCCGAGCACGAGCTGGATGTGCTGGTCGTGGGAGCAGGCGTGGTCGGTGCGGGCACGGCACTGGACGCCGTGACCCGCGGTCTGTCCACCGGTCTGGTCGAGGCGCGTGACTGGGCGTCGGGCACGTCGAGCCGGTCGAGCAAGCTGATCCACGGAGGTCTGCGCTATCTGGAGATGCTCGACTTCCCGCTCGTACGGGAGGCGCTGAAGGAGCGCGGGCTGTTGCTGGAGCGGCTCGCGCCGCACCTCGTGAAGCCCGTCCCGTTCCTTTACCCCTTGCAGCACAAGGGCTGGGAGAGGCTGTACGCCGGTTCGGGCGTCGCGCTCTACGACGCGATGTCGATGGCGCGCGGGCACGGGCGCGGACTGCCGATGCACCGTCACCTGTCACGCCGTCACGCGCTGCGTGTCGCCCCCGCCTTGAAGAAGGACGCCCTGGTCGGGGCACTGCAGTACTACGACGCGCAGATGGACGACGCCCGTTATGTGGCGACCCTGGTGCGCACGGCGGCGGCGTACGGAGCGAAGGTCGCCAACCGCGCACGCGTGACCGGCTTCCTGCGCGAGGGCGAGCGTGTCGTCGGCGCCAAGGTGCAGGACGTCGAAGGGGGCGGGGAGTACGAGATCCGCGCCAAGCAGGTCGTCAACGCCACCGGGGTGTGGACGGACGACACGCAGGCGATGGTGGGCGAGAGGGGCCAGTTCCACGTCCGGGCGTCCAAGGGCATCCATCTGGTCGTACCGAAGGACCGGATCACCTCGACGACCGGACTGATCCTGCGTACGGAGAAGTCCGTGCTGTTCGTGATCCCCTGGGGCCGGCACTGGATCATCGGGACGACGGACACCGGCTGGGACCTCGACAAGGCCCACCCGGCGGCGTCCAGCGCGGACATCGACTACCTGCTGGAGCACGTGAACTCGGTACTCGCCGTGCCACTGACACGTGATGACGTGGAGGGGGTGTACGCGGGGCTGAGGCCGCTGCTCGCCGGCGAGTCGGACGCCACGAGCAAGCTGTCGCGCGAGCACACCGTGGCGCATCCGGTGCCGGGGCTCGTGGTCGTGGCGGGCGGAAAGTACACGACGTACCGGGTGATGGCCAAGGACGCGGTGGACGAGGCGGTGCACGGGCTCGACCAGCGGGTCGCGGAGTGCGTCACCGAGGACATCCCGCTGATCGGCGCCGAGGGGTACCGGGCGCTGTGGAACGCGCGAGCACGGATCGCCGCGCGGACCGGGCTCCATGTGGTGCGCGTGGAGCACCTGTTGAACCGGTACGGATCACTCGCGGAGGAACTGCTCGACCTCATCGCCGCGGACGCCTCGCTGGGCGAGCCGCTGCCCGCCGCCGAGGACTATCTGCGCGCCGAGATCGTCTACGCCGCCTCGCACGAGGGCGCACGGCACCTCGACGACGTGCTGACCCGGCGGACACGCATCTCGATCGAGACCTTCGACCGGGGGACGCGCAGCGCGCGGGAGGCCGCGGAGCTCATGGCGCCGGTGCTGGGCTGGGACAAGGACCAGATCGAGCGCGAGGTCGAGCACTACGAGAAGCGGGTGGAGGCGGAACGGGAGTCGCAGCGGCAGCCGGACGACCTGACGGCCGACGCGGCCCGGCTGGGGGCGCCGGACATCGTGCCGTTGTAG
- a CDS encoding nucleotide sugar dehydrogenase, whose amino-acid sequence MPADLAVIGLGQLGLPLAQAAVSAGISTLGYQCGDPAPLAAADQRRMLSTGFRPATNPAELGRVRTAVICAPTPRGADGALDLGQLADAARTLAAHLRPHTTVILESPVYPGTTEEFLRPLLEEGSGLRAGRDFHLAYSPSRVDPGNRDHTPANTPKVIGGLTPACTESAAAFYGRLTDKVVRARGPREAETVQLLETNYRHVNIALVNEMAVLCHDLGVDLWDVIRCAETKPFGFQAFRPGPGVGGHAVPRDLAGLRTRSLRMVELAQQVNNHMPQYVIQRAATLLNEHGKSARGARVLLLGVTYKADHADQQGSPAKEIATRLMELGAAVSYHDPLVPSWSILDRPVPRVDSLYEAAADADLTILLQQHRTYDLQGLSVKAQLLLDTRGATPTGAAHRL is encoded by the coding sequence ATGCCCGCAGATCTCGCCGTCATCGGCCTCGGCCAGCTCGGCCTGCCCCTGGCCCAGGCCGCCGTCAGCGCCGGCATCTCCACACTCGGCTACCAGTGCGGCGACCCCGCGCCGCTGGCCGCGGCCGACCAGCGCCGGATGCTCTCGACGGGCTTCCGGCCGGCCACCAACCCGGCCGAACTCGGCCGGGTCCGTACCGCGGTCATCTGCGCGCCGACCCCGCGCGGCGCGGACGGCGCGCTCGACCTGGGTCAACTGGCCGACGCCGCCCGCACCCTGGCCGCACACCTGCGCCCGCACACCACGGTGATCCTTGAGTCCCCCGTCTACCCCGGCACGACGGAGGAATTCCTCCGTCCGCTCCTCGAAGAGGGCTCCGGCCTCCGCGCGGGCCGCGACTTCCATCTCGCGTACTCACCCAGCCGCGTCGACCCGGGCAACCGCGACCACACCCCCGCCAACACCCCGAAGGTCATCGGCGGCCTCACCCCCGCCTGCACCGAGTCGGCCGCCGCCTTCTACGGGCGCCTCACCGACAAGGTCGTACGCGCGCGTGGACCACGGGAAGCGGAGACCGTGCAGCTCCTGGAGACCAACTACCGGCACGTCAACATCGCCCTCGTCAACGAGATGGCGGTCCTCTGCCACGACCTGGGCGTCGACCTGTGGGACGTCATCCGCTGCGCCGAGACCAAGCCGTTCGGCTTCCAGGCCTTCCGCCCCGGCCCCGGCGTAGGCGGCCACGCCGTCCCCCGGGACCTCGCGGGCCTGCGAACCCGCTCCCTGCGCATGGTCGAACTGGCCCAGCAGGTCAACAACCACATGCCGCAGTACGTCATCCAGCGCGCGGCCACGCTCCTCAACGAGCACGGCAAGTCCGCCCGCGGCGCACGCGTGCTCCTCCTCGGCGTCACCTACAAGGCCGACCACGCCGACCAACAGGGCTCCCCCGCCAAGGAGATCGCGACCCGCCTGATGGAACTCGGCGCCGCCGTCAGCTACCACGACCCGCTCGTCCCGTCCTGGAGCATCCTCGACCGCCCGGTCCCCCGCGTGGACTCCCTCTACGAGGCCGCAGCCGACGCGGACCTGACGATCCTCCTCCAGCAACACCGCACGTACGACCTGCAAGGGCTGTCGGTGAAGGCGCAGCTGCTGCTGGACACGCGGGGGGCTACGCCCACGGGGGCGGCGCACAGGTTGTGA
- a CDS encoding GuaB3 family IMP dehydrogenase-related protein: protein MTEIEIGRGKRGRRAYAFDDIAVVPSRRTRDPKEVSIAWQIDAYRFELPFLAAPMDSVVSPATAIRIGELGGLGVLNLEGLWTRYEDPQPLLDEIAELDVDTATRRLQEIYAAPIKEELIGQRIKEVRDSGVVTAAALSPQRTAQFSKAVVDAGVDIFVIRGTTVSAEHVSGASEPLNLKQFIYELDVPVIVGGCATYTAALHLMRTGAAGVLVGFGGGAAHTTRNVLGIQVPMATAVADVAAARRDYMDESGGRYVHVIADGGVGWSGDLPKAIACGADSVMMGSPLARATDAPGRGHHWGMEAVNDELPRGKKVDLGTVGTIEEVLAGPSHTPDGSMNFFGALRRAMATTGYSELKEFQRVEVTVADSQHKR from the coding sequence GTGACTGAGATCGAGATCGGGCGCGGCAAGCGCGGCCGCCGGGCGTACGCCTTCGACGACATCGCCGTCGTCCCGAGCCGCCGTACGCGAGACCCGAAGGAGGTCTCGATCGCCTGGCAGATCGACGCCTACCGCTTCGAGCTGCCGTTCCTGGCCGCCCCCATGGACTCGGTCGTCTCGCCGGCCACCGCCATCCGTATCGGCGAGCTCGGCGGCCTGGGCGTCCTGAACCTCGAAGGCCTCTGGACGAGGTACGAGGACCCGCAGCCGCTCCTCGACGAGATCGCGGAGCTGGACGTGGACACCGCGACCCGCCGTCTCCAGGAGATCTACGCGGCTCCCATCAAGGAGGAGCTGATCGGGCAGCGCATCAAGGAGGTGCGCGACTCGGGCGTGGTCACCGCGGCAGCGCTCTCCCCGCAGCGCACGGCCCAGTTCTCCAAGGCCGTCGTGGACGCGGGCGTCGACATCTTCGTCATCCGCGGTACGACGGTGTCGGCCGAGCACGTGTCCGGTGCCTCCGAGCCGCTGAACCTGAAGCAGTTCATCTACGAGCTGGACGTCCCGGTCATCGTCGGCGGCTGCGCCACGTACACGGCGGCCCTGCACCTGATGCGTACGGGCGCGGCCGGTGTCCTCGTCGGCTTCGGCGGCGGCGCCGCGCACACCACGCGCAACGTCCTGGGCATCCAGGTCCCGATGGCCACCGCGGTCGCCGACGTGGCCGCGGCCCGCCGCGACTACATGGACGAGTCCGGCGGCCGGTACGTGCACGTGATCGCGGACGGCGGTGTCGGCTGGTCCGGCGACCTCCCCAAGGCGATCGCCTGCGGCGCCGACTCCGTGATGATGGGCTCCCCGCTCGCGCGCGCCACCGACGCGCCCGGCCGGGGCCACCACTGGGGCATGGAGGCCGTCAACGACGAGCTGCCGCGCGGCAAGAAGGTCGACCTCGGCACGGTCGGCACCATCGAGGAGGTCCTCGCCGGGCCCTCGCACACGCCCGACGGTTCGATGAACTTCTTCGGCGCGCTGCGGCGGGCCATGGCCACGACCGGGTACAGCGAGCTCAAGGAGTTCCAGCGGGTCGAGGTCACGGTGGCGGATTCGCAGCACAAGCGGTAG